The Magnolia sinica isolate HGM2019 chromosome 9, MsV1, whole genome shotgun sequence genome contains a region encoding:
- the LOC131255338 gene encoding toMV susceptible protein tm-2-like yields MDTTSEEVLGRKFYEYLEGKRYLKALPGNLAPSCPLNLEELGRKIVVKCGGLPLAIVVLGGGYYSVLSRKEKSVNEWDKVLKRVEWWLHESKEDGILGILALSYHDLPYSLKPCFLYFGTFPEDFEIPVAKLIKMWITEGFVRRIGEEEVEDVAEDYLNELIGRSLIQVAERKSNGTAKTGCIHDLLHDLLIAKAKEEIFLEVYRNIASTSPMKARRLAISSGDISKSSSLNCSVPHLRSLLHFSRDREMHFSIDREMLEKPQLKILVGAFKFLRVMHLQIHGICNLPDEIGYLIHLRYLCLKVRWLKSLPSTITRLSNLQTLNLRHTNVNKLPDDVWKMKQLRHLRLSKTSEKCKISESMQLHRLSYLQTLEVVEAGSWIEEGLDRRPI; encoded by the exons ATGGATACTACTTCTGAGGAAGTTTTGGGGAGGAAGTTCTATGAGTACTTGGAAGGGAAGAGATATCTG AAAGCACTTCCTGGAAATCTTGCTCCTTCATGCCCTCTAAATCTGGAAGAATTGGGGAGAAAGATCGTTGTGAAATGTGGAGGTTTACCTCTAGCTATTGTAGTATTAGGAGGCGGCTATTACA gcgTCCTATCGAGGAAAGAGAAGTCAGTGAATGAGTGGGATAAAGTGCTTAAACGAGTGGAATGGTGGTTACATGAAAGCAAAGAAGATGGGATATTGGGGATATTGGCATTGAGCTACCATGACTTGCCCTATTCCTTGAAGCCCTGCTTTCTTTATTTTGGAACTTTTCCTGAGGACTTTGAAATCCCCGTGGCGAAATTGATTAAGATGTGGATAACAGAAGGATTTGTACGGAGAATAggagaagaagaagtggaggatGTTGCTGAGGATTATCTCAATGAGCTCATCGGCAGAAGCTTGATTCAGGTAGCAGAAAGGAAGAGCAATGGAACAGCTAAAACAGGCTGTATTCATGATCTTCTACATGACCTCTTAATAGCAAAAGCCAAGGAGGAAATATTTCTGGAAGTGTACAGGAACATAGCGTCTACATCACCGATGAAAGCACGCCGACTTGCAATTAGTTCTGGTGATATCAGTAAGTCCAGTTCTCTTAACTGCTCCGTTCCACATCTCCGCTCTTTGTTGCACTTCAGCAGAGATAGAGAGATGCACTTCAGCAT AGATAGAGAAATGCTCGAGAAACCGCAGTTGAAAATTCTCGTTGGAGCTTTTAAATTTCTTAGGGTGATGCATCTCCAAATCCATGGAATCTGTAATCTCCCTGATGAAATTGGGTACTTAATCCACTTGAGGTATCTCTGTCTCAAGGTGCGCTGGTTAAAAAGTCTACCATCCACCATAACCCGCCTCTCCAATTTACAGACTCTCAATCTACGGCATACAAACGTCAACAAGCTACCAGATGATGTATGGAAGATGAAACAGTTGCGGCATCTACGGCTATCGAAAACTTCAGAGAAATGTAAAATCAGTGAAAGCATGCAACTCCATCGCTTAAGCTATCTCCAGACTCTAGAAGTAGTAGAGGCAGGCAGCTGGATAGAAGAAGGTTTGGATAGAAGACCAATTTGA